A window of Ananas comosus cultivar F153 unplaced genomic scaffold, ASM154086v1, whole genome shotgun sequence genomic DNA:
TTTGCTATTGTTGATGTTCCGTGAGGCCCAAATCGGGCGTGATCTTAAGCAATTAGAGCTGAAATTCGTAATCCGCGTGTAGCAATTTGTTATGTTTCCAAGCAGAGTAAATTTTGGTTTGGTAGATATGAGCGTAATAATCTTAGATTCGTGGATGAAATCTTAAGATGAGTGATTCACACTATTTTGCTATTGTTGATGTTTAGTGAGGCCCAAATTGGGCGTGATCTTTAGCAATTAGAGCTGAAATTCGTAATCTTCGTGTAGCAACTTGTTATGTTTCCAAGCAGAGTAAATTTTGGTTTGGTAGATATGAGCATAATAATTTTTGAGTAGTGGATGAAATCTTAAGACGAGTAACTCGTGTGAATCTagcaatgtttttttttccccccttttttccCTTGCAGCTCACGATTTTGTTGAAGTAGATTGAAGAGAATTTATGTTGGTTGGGTTGTTCACTATTTTGTCTGAAGCTTGTGATCTTGCGCGCCATTATTGTTATCACATCCTTGTAACTTATTGATTACAAGTGCGATCAATTCGGCAAATATAGCGCAGATCTTGTGGAGCATGTTATGTAAAATTATCTGAAGTCATAAGCATATCACCTTGTGCACATATattgatagtaaaataaattcatGACCTGATAGGAGATCCTTGTCCTTGCCTATctaaatctaaaattattatgCTCCAATAGAAAATTTCTTGGATTTTATATTAGGAATAATACGGAACAAAAGAGTGGTCTTTCTGAACAACTGGCCAGATGCCCTGACTAGGTCTGTATTTGTTCCTTGGAGACTGATTTAGTACATTTTGCTAATAAGTTCATTGCAATTTGTAAATCGTACCAAACTAGTTTTTCATTTCACTTCTTGTGCCCTAATTCTGGTAAAATAGCCTTTACCTCTAAAAAGTTTATGAATGTTCAGCTTATCTCTTGGCTGGAAAATTTTGTATATGTAACTTTTGATACTTTGTTACTGTTAAGTGACCTCAGCAATCTTATATCTTACTTTCAATCGCTGTCTGTCAGTCTAGCAATACTTTTCTCCAAATGTGCACTAGCTAGTGAggaatatatcatatatgtgtTACTTACATTGTGTCAGATGGCAAGTTACGCTTCAAGAGGTGGACCTTCTAATGGCTCTGTCTACGTATGTAAACTACCTGCTGGAACTGATGAGAATATGCTTGCCGAGTATTTTGGCACTATAGGGTTGCTAAAGGTATGGGGTCTCACCAGGTATCGTTTTAAAACCATCTCAGAAGTTCTTCAAATCTCTTAAACATGATTATTTCTGTTGAACTATCCAACATGCTTATCACACTGCTTGGCTGTTTGTATGTTTGAATCACTGCAGAAGGATAAAAAGACTGGCAGGCCAAAAATTTGGTTGTACAGGGATAAAGTGACCGACGAACCAAAGGGTGATGCAACGGTTACATATGAGGATCCGCATGCTGCTTTGGCTGCAGTAGAATGGTTTCACAACAAGGATTTTCACGGGAGCACCATTGAAGTATACATAGCTGAGTCAAAGACCAAAGATTCAGTTAGTGACTCAGTTAGTGCTGCAAATCCAAGTATGGCAGATGATTTTGGCGGATATGATGAAATGGACAACGGCACAGGCCGAGGTAGAGGACGAGGTGACCCCTCCGGGAAAGCATGGCAGCAAGATGGTGATTGGTTATGCCCAAATACAAGGTCTGTGGCGATTGGTGAGCGACTTTTCTTGCACTGCAAATTTCATACTACTAGTCCAGTCTCTTTTTCgcgaatatattttcttttctcatgcCTTTTCTTTGTAGCAGCTGCTCCAATGTGAATTTTGCATTCCGTGGTGTGTGCAACCGTTGTGGAACAGCTCGCCCTGCGGGTGCTGGTGGCATgggtggtggcggtggtggtgctGGTCGAGGAAGGGGCCGTGGCGGTAGTGATGCAGGTGGAAGGAGCCGCCCTGTTGGTGGTCCTACAGGTCTTTTCGGTCCTAATGATTGGTCCTGCCCAATGTAAGAAATATCCCACCTGGTTAAAACTCCCtatacaaaattttcttttttttcttttgaagtaTCATCGTAAGGACTCAAAAATCCAAGCAAATCTCCCAAGCTTTTAAAGGGCAAATGCCCTCTAATTTGTTATATGTAGCTTCCTTTTGAGGTTAATATCTTTATTTGGAACTGTTGATGTAGAAACGTGCTATATTGACTTTATGGACTTAACTTTTGCTCGCTAGTCACAATCCAGTAAAGATATGGAGTATAAATGCAGTGATGGTTAATTCTCAGAGATTGTTATGGAATAACATAGAgaaagttttcttctttttttctttttgaattctTGAAAGTTTGTTTACCTATTCTGCAGAAATATATGTTAGAGTGCTTACATTCGTATTATGTATCTCCTCTCTTTTGGCATGTTATTGATACTATGcaataagaaatatttttccGTGTGACAAATGAACGTAatatgatatttgatattttattttttggttacGAAATGAGCATTTCAGGTGTGGCAATATTAATTGGGCCAAGCGGACTAAGTGCAACATCTGTAACACCAATAAGCCAGGTCACAATGAGGGTGGTGTGAGGTAAGAAAGCTTTTCACTACTGTGCTCGCAGCACAGTTATCGacaatttatcttttcttttcaaatttaaagctGTAGCATTATTGGTTACTCAGCAATTAATAGTTTTGCTGTTCGGTTCTCGAGAATTGAATTATTTAGAACTCATTTCATTGTTAATTTCTCAGAGGAGGCCGTGCTGGTGGTTACAAAGAACTCGAtgaagaagaaatagaagaaacaAGAAGGCGCCGAAAAGAAGCTGAAGAGGTTAGGGCTGAGTTTCTTTAATTTGCATGCCtatgactattttttttttgttttttacccCTCCTGCagacaacttttttttctttgcgtTAAGGACGATGGAGAGATATATGATGAGTTTGGTAACCTCAAAAAGAAATTCCGTGCCAAAGCACAGCAATCTGAAGCTGGACAGGCGGTCCCAGGTTCAGGTCGTGCTGGATGGGAGGTAGAAGAATTAGGTATGTTTTGCTCTCTCCTaagattgtttatattttttcctttatttcctGTAGCTACAGCGTTAATAATATTCATCTGTGAAAATTATTTGTGGAGgagttttttattgtttttgatTACCATTTACTTTTGGCATTGAATAATGGGTTTTTGTAAGAGAGCAATGTCTTGAATGGCTGTTGCAGATGTGACTGGAAGAGATGGCAGAGAGAGAAGCAGAGACCGGGGAAGAGATTATGAAGACAGGGAGAGCAGCAGGAACAGGGAAAGGGATGGTCATGAGAGGGAGAGGCGAAGGAGCCGTAGCAGAGACAGGGAGAGGGATCGCGATAGGGAAAGGGGgagagacagagaaagagaCCGTGATTATGACAGAGGCCGCGAGTATGGAAGAGAGCGTGACTACTACAGAGCTCGGTAGTAGCAGCCAATTCTCGGCTTTTATTTCTGGTAAATTTTGGATGTGAAGTAGAGTTGGAAAGTACTTGCCTTCTTTCTCTGCATCCTTTCCCCTTGCTATGGTCGATGTGCTTGtaacttcttttcttctttgatcATCCTTGTTGCCAAGTTGCTCGACTTTATCTTCTAATGCTGGTTGACGTCTATTGTTCGCTCTTCGTGTTCTGGACAATTCTATGTTACAAATTAAGTTACTTATATTAGAAGACTTGAATGATGAAATCTGGTGGAGAGTAGTTTGTTCCACCCGAATAGTCGTGGTATCTTGTTGGTGGTGGTCAAAATTGTGTTGCTGCACTACATTTGAATGGTTGTAAGTTATAAGGTAACTAGTTCTATTATATCTCCCGTAAACTAGGCACTGCTAGCCTCATTGTGCAAGGGCTTTACTCCG
This region includes:
- the LOC109705480 gene encoding transcription initiation factor TFIID subunit 15-like isoform X1, whose product is MASYASRGGPSNGSVYVCKLPAGTDENMLAEYFGTIGLLKKDKKTGRPKIWLYRDKVTDEPKGDATVTYEDPHAALAAVEWFHNKDFHGSTIEVYIAESKTKDSVSDSVSAANPSMADDFGGYDEMDNGTGRGRGRGDPSGKAWQQDGDWLCPNTSCSNVNFAFRGVCNRCGTARPAGAGGMGGGGGGAGRGRGRGGSDAGGRSRPVGGPTGLFGPNDWSCPMCGNINWAKRTKCNICNTNKPGHNEGGVRGGRAGGYKELDEEEIEETRRRRKEAEEDDGEIYDEFGNLKKKFRAKAQQSEAGQAVPGSGRAGWEVEELDVTGRDGRERSRDRGRDYEDRESSRNRERDGHERERRRSRSRDRERDRDRERGRDRERDRDYDRGREYGRERDYYRAR
- the LOC109705480 gene encoding transcription initiation factor TFIID subunit 15-like isoform X2, whose product is MGSHQKDKKTGRPKIWLYRDKVTDEPKGDATVTYEDPHAALAAVEWFHNKDFHGSTIEVYIAESKTKDSVSDSVSAANPSMADDFGGYDEMDNGTGRGRGRGDPSGKAWQQDGDWLCPNTSCSNVNFAFRGVCNRCGTARPAGAGGMGGGGGGAGRGRGRGGSDAGGRSRPVGGPTGLFGPNDWSCPMCGNINWAKRTKCNICNTNKPGHNEGGVRGGRAGGYKELDEEEIEETRRRRKEAEEDDGEIYDEFGNLKKKFRAKAQQSEAGQAVPGSGRAGWEVEELDVTGRDGRERSRDRGRDYEDRESSRNRERDGHERERRRSRSRDRERDRDRERGRDRERDRDYDRGREYGRERDYYRAR